A genome region from Fusarium musae strain F31 chromosome 5, whole genome shotgun sequence includes the following:
- a CDS encoding hypothetical protein (EggNog:ENOG41~CAZy:GH5): MSSFRLLIEDGQFRDGYGRQVVLRGINLAADAKLPSEPDQPSHIPTDFFDGDNVTFHQRPFPKEDARSHFARLRRYGFNTIRYIFTWEALEAAGPGKYDEGFIQHTIDILRIAKEYRFYIFMDPHQDVWSRFTGGSGAPLWTIYACGLNPQSFAATEAAIVQNTYPNPDEFPKMIWSTNYYRLAAGTIFTMFFAGKDFAPKCIIDGVNIQDYLQDHFMRACGQLAQRIHEAGDLEDVVVIGWESMNEPNKGMTGYKDLTVIPKEHPLKKGTCPTMWQTLLTGMGRACEVDTWEMGGLGPYKTGTTLVDPHGEVAWLPADYDDSRYGWKRDPGWKLGKCVWAQHGVWDMETDTLLRKDYFAKNPNTGKVIDYPQFTNTYFMDFWRKYVKTCRAVHKDCIMLMQFPTLELPPEIKGTEDEDPRMAFTPHYYDGITLMTKHWNSTWNVDVVGVLRGKYWHPALAIRIGETAIRNCLRDQLATLRQEGLDRIGKHPCVLSEFGIPYDMDDKKAYKTGDYSSQSAAMDANYFAVEGSQIEGHCLWTYCARNDHLRGDFWNGEDLSILSLDDKPLPESPVPEYSQSSLDLARTATAANTKKDVADDRNVTPDNLKRTLTNPSISSAPSAKDPQLTNAPGFRAAEAFVRPTPTVVYGDIVSTGFDLRQCTYLLKVKAPRAAPDEAPTIVYLPEYHFPKEQCEVAVSSGKWELSTDDEEGTTLQKLKWWHAEGEQSLKISGLVRKHNVPVGSEEDAGYLEQCQQGYGFNFGSCSVM; encoded by the coding sequence GAAGATGGCCAGTTCCGCGATGGATACGGTCGACAAGTAGTCCTCCGTGGCATCAATCTCGCTGCCGATGCCAAACTCCCTAGCGAACCCGATCAACCATCTCACATTCCCACTGACTTCTTCGACGGCGATAATGTAACATTCCACCAGCGTCCTTTCCCCAAGGAAGATGCGCGATCCCATTTTGCGCGCCTCAGACGATACGGCTTCAACACTATCCGCTACATCTTTACCTGGGAGGCACTCGAGGCTGCAGGGCCTGGGAAATACGACGAAGGCTTCATCCAGCATACGATTGATATCCTGAGAATAGCAAAGGAGTATAGATTCTATATATTCATGGACCCTCACCAGGACGTTTGGTCTCGTTTCACTGGTGGCTCGGGAGCCCCGTTATGGACTATATATGCATGCGGCCTCAACCCTCAGAGCTTCGCTGCGACTGAAGCAGCAATTGTTCAGAATACATACCCTAACCCTGATGAGTTTCCAAAAATGATCTGGTCGACCAACTACTATCGACTTGCTGCTGGTACCATATTCACTATGTTTTTTGCTGGCAAAGACTTTGCCCCAAAATGTATAATTGACGGTGTGAACATCCAGGACTACTTGCAGGACCATTTCATGAGAGCATGCGGTCAACTCGCCCAGCGAATCCACGAGGCAGGCGATCTGGAAGACGTCGTTGTCATTGGCTGGGAGAGCATGAATGAACCAAACAAGGGCATGACTGGTTATAAGGATCTTACTGTGATCCCTAAAGAGCATCCTTTGAAGAAGGGAACCTGCCCAACAATGTGGCAGACGTTGTTAACTGGAATGGGACGGGCGTGCGAAGTCGATACTTGGGAGATGGGCGGCCTCGGCCCTTACAAGACTGGCACGACATTGGTTGACCCTCATGGCGAGGTCGCATGGCTACCAGCAGATTATGACGATTCAAGATACGGTTGGAAGCGCGATCCTGGCTGGAAGCTCGGCAAGTGTGTCTGGGCACAGCATGGAGTTTGGGATATGGAGACCGATACCCTCCTTCGCAAGGACTACTTTGCTAAAAATCCGAATACCGGTAAGGTCATCGATTATCCGCAATTTACCAATACCTATTTCATGGACTTCTGGCGAAAATATGTCAAAACCTGCCGTGCCGTCCACAAGGACTGCATTATGCTTATGCAGTTTCCTACACTCGAATTACCGCCCGAGATCAAAGGAacggaagatgaagatcctCGAATGGCGTTCACACCGCATTACTACGACGGCATCACACTCATGACAAAGCACTGGAATAGCACGTGGAATGTTGATGTGGTCGGAGTCTTGAGAGGCAAGTACTGGCATCCAGCGCTAGCGATCAGGATCGGAGAGACGGCTATTCGAAACTGTCTCCGTGACCAGCTCGCAACACTGAGACAAGAGGGCCTTGACCGGATAGGAAAGCACCCTTGTGTGTTGTCAGAATTTGGCATTCCCTATGATATGGATGACAAGAAAGCCTACAAGACAGGCGACTATTCGAGCCAGTCGGCGGCAATGGACGCCAACTATTTCGCAGTTGAAGGATCTCAGATCGAAGGGCATTGCCTATGGACATATTGTGCAAGAAACGATCACTTAAGGGGAGACTTTTGGAATGGAGAGGATCTGTCCATCCTTTCGCTGGATGACAAACCACTTCCAGAATCCCCGGTTCCCGAATATTCGCAGTCGTCGCTGGATCTGGCGAGGACTGCGACTGCGGCAAACACGAAGAAGGATGTGGCTGATGATCGAAATGTTACACCCGACAACCTCAAACGGACACTCACCAATCCGTCCATCAGCTCCGCGCCCTCGGCCAAGGACCCTCAGCTAACCAATGCCCCTGGCTTCCGCGCAGCCGAAGCTTTCGTGCGCCCTACGCCGACGGTGGTGTACGGTGACATTGTATCCACCGGATTTGATTTGCGACAGTGCACATAtcttctcaaggtcaaggcacCAAGAGCAGCACCAGATGAGGCGCCTACGATTGTGTATTTGCCTGAGTATCATTTCCCCAAAGAGCAGTGCGAAGTGGCAGTGTCCTCGGGCAAGTGGGAGCTTAGcacagacgatgaagagggcaCAACacttcagaagctcaagtgGTGGCACGCAGAGGGAGAGCAGAGCCTCAAGATCTCAGGTCTCGTACGGAAGCACAACGTTCCTGTAGGATCCGAGGAGGATGCTGGCTATCTTGAGCAGTGTCAGCAAGGCTATGGATTCAATTTCGGAAGCTGCAGTGTTATGTGA